A stretch of Hippoglossus hippoglossus isolate fHipHip1 chromosome 20, fHipHip1.pri, whole genome shotgun sequence DNA encodes these proteins:
- the LOC117754291 gene encoding copine-3-like isoform X2 has protein sequence MAAQCVTKVELTVSCEHLLDKDIGSKSDPLCVLLMSSSDSQWYELGRTEQVQNCLCPKFAKKFVIDYYFEIVQKLKFGIYDIDNKTVDLSDDDFLGELECTLGQVVSSKKLTRPLILKNKSPAGKGTITINAEEIKDNRVANFEVQARKLDNKDFFGKSDPYLEFYKQTPTGWQLAHRTEVVNNNLNPTWKPFRIPLQSLCGGEMDKSIKVECYDYDNDGSHDLIGAFETTMTRLQEASQSSPAEFDCVNSKKKQKKKGYKNSGVVSVKVCKVVKEYTFLDYIMGGCQINFTVAIDFTGSNGDPKSPQSLHYISPQGVNEYLSAIWSVGNVIQDYDSDKMFPAFGFGAQTPPTWQVSHQFPLNFNPANPFCAGVEGVVEAYRVCLPQVKLYGPTNFSPIINHVACFAKQALQQTTASQYFVLLIITDGVITDMDDTRNAIVNASRLPMSIIIIGVGGADFSAMEFLDGDDGRLRSQTGETAMRDIVQFVPFRQFQNAPSQALAQSVLAELPQQVASFFSLFKLKPPHDPSPS, from the exons ATGGCAGCCCAGTGTGTCACTAAGGTGGAGCTGACCGTGTCCTGCGAGCATCTGCTGGACAAAGACATCGGCTCCAAGTCGGACCCCCTGTGTGTCCTGTTGATGAGCAGCTCGGACTCCCAGTGGTATGAG ctgggacgcACGGAGCAAGTCCAGAACTGCCTCTGCCCGAAGTTCGCCAAAAAGTTTGTCATCGACTACTACTTTGAAATCGTGCAGAAGCTGAAGTTTGGGATTTACGACATCGACAACAAGACCGTTGACCTGAGTGACGATGACTTCCTGGGGGAGCTGGAGTGCACCTTGGGCCAG GTTGTGTCCAGTAAAAAACTGACCCGACCGCTGATCTTGAAGAACAAGTCTCCTGCAGGAAAAGGGACCATCACA ATAAATGCAGAAGAAATAAAGGACAACAGGGTGGCGAATTTTGAGGTGCAAGCAAGGAAACTAGATAACAAG GATTTCTTTGGGAAGTCCGACCCGTACCTGGAGTTCTACAAGCAGACACCAACTGGGTGGCAGCTGGCTCACAGGACGgag GTGGTGAATAACAACTTGAATCCTACATGGAAACCCTTTCGAATCCCCCTGCAGTCtctctgtggaggagaaatgGACAAATCCATAAAA GTTGAGTGTTATGACTATGACAACGATGGTTCTCATGATCTCATTGGAGCCTTTGAGACCACGATGACACGCCTCCAAGAAGCATCACAGTCTTCTCcg GCAGAGTTTGATTGCGTCAACAgtaagaagaaacagaagaagaaaggctACAAGAACTCTGGGGTTGTGAGCGTGAAGGTTTGCAAG GTGGTGAAGGAGTATACGTTCCTGGATTACATCATGGGAGGCTGTCAAATAAACTTCACT GTGGCTATCGACTTCACAGGCTCCAACGGGGATCCCAAGTCTCCTCAGTCTCTCCACTACATCAGTCCTCAGGGAGTGAACGAGTACCTCTCTGCCATCTGGTCTGTGGGCAACGTCATCCAGGACTATGACAG TGACAAGATGTTTCCTGCCTTTGGCTTTGGAGCCCAGACTCCTCCCACATGGCAG GTTTCGCACCAGTTTCCTCTCAATTTCAACCCAGCAAATCCATTTTGTGCAG gtgttgaAGGGGTGGTGGAGGCCTACAGGGTCTGTCTGCCCCAGGTCAAACTCTACGGCCCCACCAACTTCTCCCCCATCATCAACCACGTGGCGTGCTTCGCTAAACAAGCCCTCCAGCAGACCACTGcatct CAATACTTTGTTTTGCTCATCATCACTGACGGAGTGATCACAGACATGGATGACACCCGCAACGCCATCGTCAACGCCTCTCGTCTGCCCATGTCAATCATCATTATCGGAGTAGGGGGGGCCGACTTCAGTGCCATGGAGTTCCTGGATGGAGACGATGGGCGCCTGCGTTCTCAGACTGGCGAGACGGCCATGAGAGACATCGTCCAGTTTGTGCCATTCAGGCAGTTCCAAAAT GCACCCAGCCAGGCTCTTGCCCAAAGTGTATTGGCCGAGTTACCTCAACAAGTGGCCTCCTTCTTCAGTTTATTCAAACTGAAGCCTCCCCACGATCCCAGTCCTTCATAG
- the idi1 gene encoding isopentenyl-diphosphate Delta-isomerase 1 isoform X1, translating into MTCSLQNPELCLLDLDHKVMVRSVWAVLRRLSSQGRAAAASPKPNVPVSVRAAALRSGPGLAATISRRTISSEVRHLQAAVKMPEITTDHLDEKQVQLLAEKCILIDEDDRKIGADTKKNCHLNSNIDKGLLHRAFSVFIFNSEEKLLLQQRSDAKITFPGCFTNTCCSHPLHTDSEVEEKDAIGVRRAAQRRLKAELGIPMDQVTPEEMTYLTRIHYKAQSDGVWGEHEIDYILFMQKDVDLSPDPNEIQTHCYVSKEELKEMLNKAKRKELLITPWFSLIAETFLFQWWDNLHSLKQFMDHDNIHRM; encoded by the exons ATGACGTGTTCACTACAAAACCCGGAACTGTGCCTGCTGGACCTGGATCACAAG GTGATGGTGCGGTCTGTGTGGGCGGTGCTCCGGAGATTGTCCTCCCAGGGACGCGCCGCTGCTGCTTCGCCCAAACCGAACGTACCTGTCTCCGTTAGAGCCGCAGCCTTGAGGAGCGGACCCGGACTCGCAGCCACCATCAGCCGCAGGACGATATCCAG TGAGGTGAGACACCTGCAGGCTGCAGTCAAGATGCCTGAGATCACCACGGATCACCTGGATGAGAAGCAGGTGCAGCTGCTGGCTGAGAAGTGCATCCTCATCGACGAGGACGACCGCAAGATCGGAGCCGATACCAAGAAGAACTGCCACCTCAACTCCAACATTGATAAAG gtttattacacagagcTTTCAGTGTCTTCATCTTCAACAGTGAAGAGAAACTGCTCTTACAACAGCGGTCTGACGCCAAAATCACCTTTCCAG gctgcttcacaaacacatgctgcagTCATCCCTTACACACAGACAGCGAGGTGGAAGAGAAAGATGCTATTGGAGTGAGGAGAGCTGCTCAGAGGAGACTCAAAGCTGAACTGGGTATTCCCATGGATCAG GTGACACCAGAAGAAATGACCTATCTCACAAGAATCCACTACAAGGCCCAGTCAGACGGTGTTTGGGGAGAACATGAGATCGACTACATCCTCTTCATGCAGAAG GATGTGGATTTGAGTCCAGACCCCAACGAGATCCAAACCCACTGCTACGTGAGcaaggaggagctgaaggagatGCTGAACAAGGCCAAGCGCAAGGAGCTGTTGATCACGCCCTGGTTCAGCCTCATCGCTGAGACCTTCCTCTTCCAGTGGTGGGACAACCTGCACAGCCTCAAACAGTTCATGGATCACGACAACATCCACCGCATGTAA
- the idi1 gene encoding isopentenyl-diphosphate Delta-isomerase 1 isoform X2, producing MVRSVWAVLRRLSSQGRAAAASPKPNVPVSVRAAALRSGPGLAATISRRTISSEVRHLQAAVKMPEITTDHLDEKQVQLLAEKCILIDEDDRKIGADTKKNCHLNSNIDKGLLHRAFSVFIFNSEEKLLLQQRSDAKITFPGCFTNTCCSHPLHTDSEVEEKDAIGVRRAAQRRLKAELGIPMDQVTPEEMTYLTRIHYKAQSDGVWGEHEIDYILFMQKDVDLSPDPNEIQTHCYVSKEELKEMLNKAKRKELLITPWFSLIAETFLFQWWDNLHSLKQFMDHDNIHRM from the exons ATGGTGCGGTCTGTGTGGGCGGTGCTCCGGAGATTGTCCTCCCAGGGACGCGCCGCTGCTGCTTCGCCCAAACCGAACGTACCTGTCTCCGTTAGAGCCGCAGCCTTGAGGAGCGGACCCGGACTCGCAGCCACCATCAGCCGCAGGACGATATCCAG TGAGGTGAGACACCTGCAGGCTGCAGTCAAGATGCCTGAGATCACCACGGATCACCTGGATGAGAAGCAGGTGCAGCTGCTGGCTGAGAAGTGCATCCTCATCGACGAGGACGACCGCAAGATCGGAGCCGATACCAAGAAGAACTGCCACCTCAACTCCAACATTGATAAAG gtttattacacagagcTTTCAGTGTCTTCATCTTCAACAGTGAAGAGAAACTGCTCTTACAACAGCGGTCTGACGCCAAAATCACCTTTCCAG gctgcttcacaaacacatgctgcagTCATCCCTTACACACAGACAGCGAGGTGGAAGAGAAAGATGCTATTGGAGTGAGGAGAGCTGCTCAGAGGAGACTCAAAGCTGAACTGGGTATTCCCATGGATCAG GTGACACCAGAAGAAATGACCTATCTCACAAGAATCCACTACAAGGCCCAGTCAGACGGTGTTTGGGGAGAACATGAGATCGACTACATCCTCTTCATGCAGAAG GATGTGGATTTGAGTCCAGACCCCAACGAGATCCAAACCCACTGCTACGTGAGcaaggaggagctgaaggagatGCTGAACAAGGCCAAGCGCAAGGAGCTGTTGATCACGCCCTGGTTCAGCCTCATCGCTGAGACCTTCCTCTTCCAGTGGTGGGACAACCTGCACAGCCTCAAACAGTTCATGGATCACGACAACATCCACCGCATGTAA
- the LOC117754291 gene encoding copine-3-like isoform X1 — translation MAAQCVTKVELTVSCEHLLDKDIGSKSDPLCVLLMSSSDSQWYELGRTEQVQNCLCPKFAKKFVIDYYFEIVQKLKFGIYDIDNKTVDLSDDDFLGELECTLGQVVSSKKLTRPLILKNKSPAGKGTITINAEEIKDNRVANFEVQARKLDNKDFFGKSDPYLEFYKQTPTGWQLAHRTEVVNNNLNPTWKPFRIPLQSLCGGEMDKSIKVECYDYDNDGSHDLIGAFETTMTRLQEASQSSPAEFDCVNSKKKQKKKGYKNSGVVSVKVCKVVKEYTFLDYIMGGCQINFTVAIDFTGSNGDPKSPQSLHYISPQGVNEYLSAIWSVGNVIQDYDSDKMFPAFGFGAQTPPTWQVSHQFPLNFNPANPFCAGVEGVVEAYRVCLPQVKLYGPTNFSPIINHVACFAKQALQQTTASQYFVLLIITDGVITDMDDTRNAIVNASRLPMSIIIIGVGGADFSAMEFLDGDDGRLRSQTGETAMRDIVQFVPFRQFQNAPKEALAKSVLAEVPGQLVEFFSVMKLSPPISKPASNPALNPAPNPAPTPAGTI, via the exons ATGGCAGCCCAGTGTGTCACTAAGGTGGAGCTGACCGTGTCCTGCGAGCATCTGCTGGACAAAGACATCGGCTCCAAGTCGGACCCCCTGTGTGTCCTGTTGATGAGCAGCTCGGACTCCCAGTGGTATGAG ctgggacgcACGGAGCAAGTCCAGAACTGCCTCTGCCCGAAGTTCGCCAAAAAGTTTGTCATCGACTACTACTTTGAAATCGTGCAGAAGCTGAAGTTTGGGATTTACGACATCGACAACAAGACCGTTGACCTGAGTGACGATGACTTCCTGGGGGAGCTGGAGTGCACCTTGGGCCAG GTTGTGTCCAGTAAAAAACTGACCCGACCGCTGATCTTGAAGAACAAGTCTCCTGCAGGAAAAGGGACCATCACA ATAAATGCAGAAGAAATAAAGGACAACAGGGTGGCGAATTTTGAGGTGCAAGCAAGGAAACTAGATAACAAG GATTTCTTTGGGAAGTCCGACCCGTACCTGGAGTTCTACAAGCAGACACCAACTGGGTGGCAGCTGGCTCACAGGACGgag GTGGTGAATAACAACTTGAATCCTACATGGAAACCCTTTCGAATCCCCCTGCAGTCtctctgtggaggagaaatgGACAAATCCATAAAA GTTGAGTGTTATGACTATGACAACGATGGTTCTCATGATCTCATTGGAGCCTTTGAGACCACGATGACACGCCTCCAAGAAGCATCACAGTCTTCTCcg GCAGAGTTTGATTGCGTCAACAgtaagaagaaacagaagaagaaaggctACAAGAACTCTGGGGTTGTGAGCGTGAAGGTTTGCAAG GTGGTGAAGGAGTATACGTTCCTGGATTACATCATGGGAGGCTGTCAAATAAACTTCACT GTGGCTATCGACTTCACAGGCTCCAACGGGGATCCCAAGTCTCCTCAGTCTCTCCACTACATCAGTCCTCAGGGAGTGAACGAGTACCTCTCTGCCATCTGGTCTGTGGGCAACGTCATCCAGGACTATGACAG TGACAAGATGTTTCCTGCCTTTGGCTTTGGAGCCCAGACTCCTCCCACATGGCAG GTTTCGCACCAGTTTCCTCTCAATTTCAACCCAGCAAATCCATTTTGTGCAG gtgttgaAGGGGTGGTGGAGGCCTACAGGGTCTGTCTGCCCCAGGTCAAACTCTACGGCCCCACCAACTTCTCCCCCATCATCAACCACGTGGCGTGCTTCGCTAAACAAGCCCTCCAGCAGACCACTGcatct CAATACTTTGTTTTGCTCATCATCACTGACGGAGTGATCACAGACATGGATGACACCCGCAACGCCATCGTCAACGCCTCTCGTCTGCCCATGTCAATCATCATTATCGGAGTAGGGGGGGCCGACTTCAGTGCCATGGAGTTCCTGGATGGAGACGATGGGCGCCTGCGTTCTCAGACTGGCGAGACGGCCATGAGAGACATCGTCCAGTTTGTGCCATTCAGGCAGTTCCAAAAT GCTCCGAAAGAAGCACTGGCGAAGAGTGTGTTGGCAGAAGTTCCAGGTCAGCTGGTGGAGTTTTTCAGTGTCATGAAGCTGAGTCCACCCATCTCCAAACCTGCATCAAACCCTGCACTAAACCCTGCACCGAATCCTGCACCAACCCCTGCAGGGACCATCTGA